In Brevibacillus brevis, a genomic segment contains:
- a CDS encoding VanW family protein, which translates to MKRSRISTAGLVAAAISFAAVVPGNPVWAAGGPAAAGQEHDVDEMDHTREEILGLYSTSMAGSSDARIHNIEKAVNLLNGEKIEPHRLFSYNDTIGNSNLADDGWEKAGVIANGRLTDDYGGGICQVSSTLFNAAAGAGMLIVERHSHSKTVSYVPPGLDATVAYGQLDFQFVNPYDYPVKINAKTYADNLVVITIVRA; encoded by the coding sequence ATGAAACGATCCAGGATATCGACGGCAGGCTTGGTGGCAGCTGCCATTTCGTTCGCGGCAGTGGTGCCGGGAAATCCCGTATGGGCGGCTGGCGGCCCGGCGGCAGCTGGGCAAGAGCACGATGTGGATGAGATGGACCATACCCGTGAGGAAATCTTGGGCCTGTATTCTACCTCCATGGCCGGGAGCTCCGACGCTCGCATTCATAATATAGAAAAAGCGGTGAATCTGCTAAACGGGGAAAAGATCGAACCGCATCGCCTTTTCTCCTATAATGATACGATCGGCAATTCCAACCTGGCGGATGATGGATGGGAGAAGGCCGGCGTCATCGCCAACGGACGGTTGACGGACGATTATGGCGGAGGGATCTGCCAGGTATCGAGCACCTTGTTTAACGCAGCCGCAGGAGCCGGTATGCTGATCGTTGAACGCCATTCCCACAGCAAGACGGTCAGTTACGTCCCGCCCGGCCTGGATGCGACCGTGGCGTACGGCCAGTTGGATTTTCAGTTCGTGAATCCGTATGACTATCCGGTGAAAATCAACGCGAAAACGTACGCGGACAACCTTGTGGTCATTACCATCGTACGTGCATAA
- a CDS encoding fumarylacetoacetate hydrolase family protein — protein MQQIRNIYCVGRNYKLHAEELGNDVPTKPMIFSKPTHALALAAGGEIELPGSRGELHYETELVIQMARSYEPGASLKQMVDGIALGIDFTLRDVQSELKKKGHPWLLAKGFKNSAILTSFHPFPGVEGLLQKDFALLKNGEQVQRGNIGNVIFDLATLIQYIGENFGLEKGDIIYTGTPEGVGPVSDGDVLTFLWGDENWGEFTAKLR, from the coding sequence ATGCAACAGATCCGAAATATTTATTGTGTGGGCCGGAACTACAAGCTGCATGCGGAAGAATTGGGCAATGACGTTCCTACCAAGCCCATGATTTTCAGCAAGCCGACCCACGCCCTGGCTCTGGCCGCCGGAGGGGAGATCGAGCTGCCGGGTTCGCGCGGCGAGCTGCATTATGAAACGGAACTGGTCATCCAGATGGCGCGGTCATACGAACCTGGAGCTTCCCTGAAGCAGATGGTGGACGGAATTGCACTGGGCATCGATTTCACACTTCGCGACGTACAGTCCGAACTGAAGAAAAAAGGGCATCCGTGGCTGCTCGCAAAAGGGTTTAAAAATTCAGCGATTCTCACTTCGTTTCATCCGTTTCCAGGCGTTGAGGGACTCCTCCAAAAAGACTTCGCTCTGCTGAAAAACGGCGAACAGGTGCAGCGAGGGAATATCGGCAACGTCATTTTCGATTTGGCTACGCTGATTCAGTACATCGGGGAGAATTTTGGACTGGAAAAGGGAGACATCATCTACACCGGGACACCGGAAGGGGTGGGACCGGTATCTGACGGAGACGTTTTGACCTTCCTGTGGGGAGACGAAAATTGGGGCGAATTTACAGCCAAATTGCGCTGA
- a CDS encoding C40 family peptidase, with protein MTKRDWVMKSTVAVILSTSLLMGGQVGQASAATTSYTQQTKEVATIAKSLLGKPYKYQASGPNQFGSANLATYVYKQVGVKIGSTLGSLYKAGTKVTKNSVKAGDLVFFSSNGSGSPTFMGIYIGNDQYVYSSQGDGKVVLKSFSDYSKKFVGARRILDESSSNSNSSNSSSKPATDIASQVIKHGEKYMGTPYKYGSSKDTTKTFDCSSFTQRVFKEVGITLPRDSRQQSTVGKTVSKKDLQVGDLIFMKASVNSSSDRITHVAIYAGNGKILHTYGSPGVTYSKFDGTNWEKRVVKIKRVI; from the coding sequence GTGACGAAACGAGATTGGGTAATGAAGTCAACAGTAGCAGTCATCCTGAGTACGTCCCTGTTAATGGGTGGTCAAGTTGGACAAGCATCGGCAGCGACCACGAGCTATACGCAGCAAACGAAGGAAGTTGCGACGATTGCGAAATCGTTGCTCGGAAAGCCCTATAAGTACCAGGCATCTGGACCGAACCAATTTGGCTCGGCTAACCTGGCGACCTATGTGTACAAGCAAGTCGGCGTGAAGATTGGCAGCACGCTAGGCAGCCTGTACAAAGCCGGGACAAAAGTGACGAAAAACAGTGTAAAAGCCGGAGATCTGGTGTTCTTTTCCTCGAATGGCTCCGGAAGTCCTACATTCATGGGAATATACATAGGCAATGACCAGTATGTCTACTCTTCCCAAGGAGATGGTAAGGTAGTCCTGAAATCTTTCTCCGACTACAGCAAGAAGTTCGTCGGCGCTCGCCGGATCTTGGACGAATCGTCCAGCAATTCCAATTCGTCCAATTCTTCCAGCAAGCCTGCCACGGATATCGCAAGTCAAGTGATCAAACACGGTGAAAAGTACATGGGTACTCCATACAAATATGGATCCAGCAAAGACACCACCAAGACGTTCGACTGCTCCTCATTTACACAGCGGGTATTCAAGGAAGTCGGCATCACACTGCCGCGCGACTCCCGCCAGCAATCTACGGTTGGGAAGACCGTGTCCAAAAAGGATCTGCAAGTCGGCGATCTGATCTTCATGAAGGCGTCCGTGAACAGCTCGTCGGATCGAATCACCCACGTAGCCATTTATGCAGGAAACGGGAAGATCCTGCACACGTACGGCAGTCCAGGCGTGACGTACTCCAAGTTCGACGGGACGAACTGGGAGAAGCGCGTGGTCAAAATCAAACGAGTCATCTAA
- a CDS encoding acyl--CoA ligase has product MPTFYNFAAQVDEWAVKHPDKRAVWELDEQGQEQILTYEELRRFSNRIANGLGSIGIERGDRVLVLVSRGTTAYGLYLALLKLGAVIMPGSEMLRQKDIEYRVNHAKAKAVIGFDGVLAEVDPIRGQCASLKHFVTIGESKEGWISLDHLLQHQDEEFECAQTRSDELAFLSYTSGTTGGPKGVMHVHGWPFAHLAVAAKQWLDVREEDTVWATAGPGWAKWIWSPFVSTLGMGATAFVYKGRFGAETYLNLLQKYPISVLCATPTEYRLMAKVSDLESYQLQALRSACSAGEPLNREVIDTFRRVFQLTVRDGYGQTENTLIVGTFVGMEPKPGSMGRPSPVARIAIVDEEGMEVQTGQVGDIAIDRNMVALFKGYLDDPERTAKAFRGEWYITGDQGRMDEDGYIWFEGRSDDIIISGGYTIGPFEVEDALVKHPAVAECAAVASPDPERGNIVKAFVILKKGVTPSDELIAQLQEHVKTLTAPYKYPRKIEFVEELPKTTSGKIRRIELRQMERDRLRS; this is encoded by the coding sequence ATGCCAACGTTTTATAATTTCGCGGCCCAAGTGGATGAGTGGGCTGTCAAACATCCGGACAAGCGTGCGGTGTGGGAGCTGGACGAGCAGGGACAAGAGCAGATCCTGACGTACGAGGAGCTGCGCCGCTTTTCCAATCGAATCGCAAACGGACTTGGCTCCATCGGCATCGAACGGGGGGACAGGGTCTTGGTGCTTGTTTCCCGGGGCACGACGGCCTACGGGCTGTACCTGGCATTGCTCAAGCTGGGCGCGGTCATCATGCCGGGCTCCGAGATGCTCCGCCAAAAAGACATCGAATACCGGGTTAACCATGCCAAGGCAAAGGCTGTCATCGGTTTCGACGGGGTGCTGGCAGAGGTGGATCCGATCCGGGGGCAATGTGCGTCTCTCAAGCACTTTGTGACCATCGGTGAAAGCAAGGAGGGCTGGATCAGTCTCGATCACCTGCTGCAACACCAGGATGAGGAGTTCGAATGCGCGCAGACACGCTCCGATGAGCTCGCTTTCCTTTCCTATACCTCTGGTACGACGGGTGGTCCCAAAGGAGTCATGCACGTGCACGGTTGGCCCTTTGCTCATTTGGCTGTTGCGGCCAAGCAATGGCTGGATGTGCGGGAAGAGGACACGGTTTGGGCGACGGCAGGTCCCGGCTGGGCGAAATGGATCTGGAGCCCGTTTGTCTCGACGCTCGGGATGGGAGCGACAGCCTTCGTTTACAAAGGGCGTTTCGGTGCTGAGACGTACCTGAACTTGTTACAGAAGTATCCGATCTCTGTCTTGTGTGCGACGCCAACTGAGTACAGGCTGATGGCCAAGGTATCCGATCTGGAATCGTATCAGCTGCAGGCCCTTCGCTCTGCCTGTTCGGCGGGTGAGCCGCTCAACCGGGAAGTCATCGATACCTTCCGCCGCGTCTTCCAGTTGACGGTGCGCGATGGCTACGGACAGACGGAAAACACCTTGATTGTGGGGACCTTCGTCGGCATGGAGCCCAAGCCCGGTTCCATGGGGCGCCCCTCTCCAGTGGCCAGGATCGCCATTGTGGACGAGGAAGGAATGGAAGTGCAGACCGGACAAGTCGGGGATATCGCAATCGATCGCAACATGGTTGCGTTGTTCAAAGGGTATTTGGATGATCCGGAGCGTACGGCAAAAGCGTTCCGGGGAGAATGGTACATCACGGGCGACCAGGGACGGATGGATGAAGACGGTTACATTTGGTTTGAAGGGCGATCGGATGACATCATCATCTCCGGTGGCTACACGATCGGTCCTTTCGAAGTGGAGGACGCGCTAGTCAAGCATCCGGCAGTAGCCGAGTGCGCCGCAGTCGCGAGTCCCGACCCAGAGCGGGGCAACATCGTGAAAGCCTTTGTCATTCTGAAGAAAGGCGTCACGCCGTCGGATGAGCTGATCGCGCAGCTGCAAGAACACGTGAAGACGTTGACGGCTCCCTACAAGTACCCGCGCAAAATCGAATTTGTCGAGGAGCTGCCGAAGACGACATCCGGCAAGATCAGGCGGATTGAGCTGCGGCAGATGGAAAGAGATCGTTTGCGCTCGTAA
- a CDS encoding biosynthetic peptidoglycan transglycosylase: MSHYTVTAGSKSDSFMGTTRVASVKHTPNRPWKRYLLSSVILTILVAVLSPVMLAWAGNIWIDQKKLDHVEQLATGSYVKLDEMPDYVWQSFVSVEDHRFMTHPGVDYYSLARAVWADLQAGAYVQGGSTITMQLARNLFLTQDKTLLRKAKEIAIAFQLEQRYSKEQLMEMYLNVIYFGHGCYGIDAASQLYFGKKGNGKGAEAISLGEAAMLASLPKSPAAYSPLKHWQEAKQRQAVVLGQMVEQGVITKEQMRQAQTEAIAKKPARTPAS, translated from the coding sequence ATGAGTCATTACACCGTCACGGCTGGAAGCAAGAGCGATTCCTTTATGGGGACGACTCGCGTAGCCAGCGTCAAACATACACCGAACCGACCGTGGAAACGATACCTCCTGTCCAGCGTCATCCTGACGATCCTGGTGGCTGTTCTGTCACCCGTCATGCTGGCCTGGGCAGGGAATATATGGATCGACCAAAAAAAGCTGGACCACGTGGAACAACTCGCGACCGGCAGCTACGTCAAGCTCGATGAGATGCCGGACTACGTGTGGCAATCCTTTGTTTCCGTGGAGGACCATCGCTTCATGACCCACCCGGGAGTCGACTATTACTCGTTGGCCCGAGCTGTCTGGGCCGATCTGCAGGCAGGGGCCTACGTCCAGGGAGGGAGCACGATTACGATGCAGCTGGCGCGCAACCTGTTTTTGACGCAAGACAAGACCTTGCTGCGCAAAGCGAAAGAAATTGCCATCGCCTTTCAGTTGGAACAGCGGTACAGCAAAGAGCAGTTGATGGAAATGTATCTGAACGTGATTTACTTCGGGCACGGCTGCTACGGGATTGACGCTGCTTCCCAGCTGTACTTCGGGAAAAAGGGGAATGGCAAAGGGGCCGAGGCCATTTCCCTGGGGGAAGCAGCGATGCTCGCTTCGCTTCCCAAGTCCCCGGCAGCGTACTCGCCACTCAAGCACTGGCAGGAGGCCAAACAGCGCCAAGCCGTCGTGCTTGGGCAGATGGTCGAGCAGGGAGTGATTACAAAGGAACAAATGCGTCAGGCCCAAACCGAAGCCATCGCGAAGAAGCCTGCACGTACACCGGCGTCGTAG
- the xerS gene encoding tyrosine recombinase XerS, whose translation MSVTKQRDALQLLQSIGAYPWYIEKFIEHKKTKKNSPSTLLAYLRDIAFFFRWMMTEGLTRATDMKDIPLADLNELKKETVESYILYLQESHLYERSALLTRPTRSSRKEYSDRTISRKISSLKSLFHYLSALAEDENGESYLNRNVMAKIEVETTELTPLARAHAIRAKILIDEEIYEFVDFIYNGYLAHCQTAKKQQYHMQNRDRDTAIVALILSGGFRVSEIVSLDLSDIVMEKNQLKLIRKGKKEDAPFFSDWGKEYLIRYLQARDKYRPSPQENAVFLAVSPTNPNGHRIEVRSVQKLVKKYAKAFGIPDLSVHKLRHSFATQFLRLNPDPHQLQAQLGHSKIETTMQYAHVLEDALSKAVNRTT comes from the coding sequence ATGTCCGTGACGAAACAGCGAGACGCCCTGCAGCTTTTGCAATCCATCGGCGCCTATCCTTGGTATATTGAAAAGTTCATCGAACACAAGAAGACGAAAAAAAATTCCCCCTCCACGCTGCTCGCCTACTTGCGTGATATCGCTTTTTTCTTTCGCTGGATGATGACGGAGGGATTGACACGTGCAACCGACATGAAAGACATCCCCCTCGCAGACCTGAATGAGCTGAAGAAAGAAACGGTGGAAAGCTACATCCTCTATCTCCAGGAATCTCATTTGTATGAGCGGTCGGCTTTGCTCACCCGCCCGACCAGAAGCTCGCGCAAAGAATACAGCGACCGCACGATCAGCCGAAAAATCTCCAGCCTGAAGTCGTTGTTTCATTATTTATCCGCTTTGGCAGAGGATGAGAACGGCGAATCCTACCTGAATCGCAACGTTATGGCCAAAATTGAGGTGGAGACAACGGAGCTGACTCCGCTTGCCCGCGCTCACGCCATTCGGGCCAAAATATTGATTGACGAAGAAATCTATGAATTTGTCGATTTCATCTACAACGGGTATCTGGCGCACTGCCAAACCGCCAAAAAGCAGCAGTATCATATGCAGAACCGCGATCGCGATACGGCCATCGTCGCCCTGATCTTGTCCGGGGGCTTTCGGGTTTCGGAAATCGTCAGCCTGGATTTGAGCGACATCGTGATGGAAAAAAACCAGCTGAAGCTGATCCGTAAAGGAAAAAAGGAAGATGCGCCTTTTTTCAGCGATTGGGGCAAAGAGTATTTGATCCGCTATCTGCAAGCCCGAGACAAATACCGCCCTTCTCCCCAGGAGAATGCGGTGTTTCTGGCCGTTTCTCCCACCAATCCGAACGGTCACAGGATCGAGGTCCGGTCCGTGCAAAAGCTCGTCAAAAAATACGCAAAGGCCTTTGGCATTCCGGATCTGTCGGTACATAAGCTGCGCCACAGCTTCGCAACCCAGTTTTTGCGTCTGAATCCGGACCCGCACCAGCTGCAGGCACAGCTCGGCCACTCGAAGATCGAGACGACCATGCAGTACGCCCACGTCCTTGAAGACGCCTTGAGCAAAGCCGTCAACCGAACGACATAG
- a CDS encoding (2Fe-2S) ferredoxin domain-containing protein, producing the protein MATWDLTQTRHHVLLCNGGSCTRKGGEELTTAIRDAITEAGLDDVVHTTRTRCNGRCEDACVMIVYPEGIWYQNVTPDDAKRIVEQHFQNGDPVASLISHHYSDRSFVRDEKAVPGILKSEKNKK; encoded by the coding sequence ATGGCGACTTGGGATTTGACTCAAACCAGGCACCATGTTTTGCTGTGCAATGGAGGAAGCTGCACACGCAAGGGAGGGGAAGAGCTGACGACAGCGATCCGTGATGCGATTACGGAAGCAGGATTGGATGATGTGGTTCATACGACCCGCACTCGCTGCAACGGGCGATGCGAGGATGCTTGTGTCATGATCGTCTACCCGGAGGGGATCTGGTACCAGAACGTCACCCCGGATGACGCAAAGCGCATCGTGGAGCAACACTTTCAAAATGGAGATCCGGTCGCTTCGCTGATTTCCCATCACTATTCGGACAGAAGCTTTGTTCGAGACGAAAAAGCGGTACCCGGTATCTTGAAGTCAGAAAAGAACAAGAAGTAA